The Dreissena polymorpha isolate Duluth1 chromosome 2, UMN_Dpol_1.0, whole genome shotgun sequence nucleotide sequence ATAGCATAAATTAtcaggaaaataaaaaaaaacattataattattttatttttttattttaaattttcgcCTAAGTCGCTTGATTCTAATGCAATAATGCTAGTTTTGCATATATttcaatagttattattattttggtaatacaacattctcaatttttaaaCTTTATGTACAAAGTATGCCAGTGTGTATAATTGTTTTATAAGAATGCGCTTTAAACACTAGATTTAACTGTTTAAGTACTTGCATGTGTGGTTTACACATCAAATTTGCATGCTTAGTTTAAAATAGTCAATATAAATCATGTTGTAAACACGCGACTAAAAATTTTACCTTGAAACTAGCGAATAAACGAATTGTATCGTTATGAAATCAGTAAAGCTGACATTAGTTACTTCCGTCTGTGTCCAAAAAAATCTACATAAACGCAACTTTAAGTTAACTTCCTTTTGAAAGCACGATGATGGTTAATAACACGAattgtgttttcattaataaataaatccaCGTCAACGCGAACAAGCAAAAGCATTTACTGTTCCTATACTTTTGAATTTAAGATGCCTACGTACTGCATGGAACTGTTTATCCGCATTTTGCACCTAAGTGTAACACAATGTTCAGCTAGGCATTCCATTCAAGGTTTAGGCGACAAAAAAGAAGGGTAAGTTTTTTCTCTCCTGTAAGTATTAAATCAATAACAAGATTATAAAATACATGTGATATATGTGATTTGGGTGACCGAATCTTAAAGGGGACGTTTAACcgatttggcatgtattgaagcatgtcattaaatgcgttatattaataaattaaaacatttgacatacaaatatccagtaaaaaaaaaaaagaatacaatttaaaaaaagggaaaaagtaaccctcaacagggctcgaaccactgatccctggagttcTGAAGTAAAaggtctcccgcctagaccactcgaccatctatgctcatgcttagagcggatgtattttttgcCTATACAATagctctgccaataccggactctctgccaataccggaactctcccgattccgaacgGTCTGGctagtcccgtattttctccatctatttttttgtttaaaaaatgttgaataaaccgaactctctcaaaaccggaaaccgaaCGGATATCTCCATGAATTTGGTCATGTTCaattaaaatacattgagtacaccggacggtccaaattctcaagatgcccgaggcgcgaaaattacaatacctagtcagctcagcgcgtgcggtgtcacacattttgcacGCGCAATCAttgataatcggattaaacataccataaaggtgtcaagtcgttagcGCGCTAAAGAAgtccgattaaataatgtaaaacaaactgtgaatgtctataatagacgtgcggtaacaccaaaaagtgattgactcgatcgttttattaagcttatgataaacaatttaattacaaaattaattcatgccgttgcgacgatcactttcttgtgatcttctcgggtggTTAATAAGATGtaatagccatgtttttaacgcttatATGGATGTTTGTCAGGTAaaactgtgagaaatatgaccgttaactatccatccatctgtctgcaaATTCATGCATTGCCTTTTCTTAATTTCAAACGCATCTTCAgcatttaagtgatattatgggcattgttcactgtttttgtgtgttgtttataaaaatatattttatattcgatattcttacgtgactcacccagtcctgtaagcggaaatgatccgtaaaacgaaattgtgtcgtgtctttgtgtcgtatgaacgaatctgcactaaaactaaatttagtatcacatcgtacatgcatgatcagttgtcaaacgaaagtacgtttgatattcaaatgcattatttttctctttccgggataatgttttagtatgttgatgctgcattaacaaatacaagtatatatgaagtgaaaacaccaaaaataaacaacggttgcgataaacacctataaactgttagatgcccataatatcacttaaatagTCTCAAATCTACAAGTCTTCTCAATCGTTATTCGTCAAAATTGTCTTTGAggtttaattaattcagagctatttatagcgaactcgaacactcgcctatatgacaaatgtcacgtatgtacatgtataaagcaccacaatcactttgggattaatcaaaacaagtcggcatagaatgttttttgctattaattttgtaaaaacaatttttttgaagaatgctttaaacataaaccttacatgagtacagttatcacatggtacatgttaatgtatatggtttgttttattcttatatgattttgtacacaatgcatacagtggatatttcggcaatatgcatactcttggtaaaccggaactgtctgaaaaccggacgatctgGCCGGTCCCctgaccgtccggtttacagagagtctactgtataagcaatcctcgtatttccaaaatataacaacaacagaactttccaaattattcaatcgtttcgcgtcgcacgacgctttataatttttaggttttcaaatcgttaaaagatgcatataatggatatttaagagcatggtaaatggccAGTATTACTATGTCCtcaacaaatatcataactaaaacgaaatttgcgaatctgaaacacgttttttaattgtgtcaatttacaaGAACGTTAAACGGCCCCTTAAACAACCGCACTACACGTTAACAAGTATTTAGTTCTGAAATGACTGATATGACTTGTGAACATTAATTAGGACATAGGTCGCACCGTGTCTTAGCTGCAAGCATAacgatggtcccaatttaaaaaatgacgaacctacatttttggcatttcgcCATGTTGATACTGTGAAAAGCGGGAAATCAATGTGCATATACcccaaaaacaacaaaatagttaaccaatcgcaacagctcaataaagtcacgtgatgtaatgacgaaccgcaattgcttgaagtcaaaatgacgaagctgAAAAATCGTAACTTCGGCATTATGCGCGCTTATTAATATATTAcagtatcaatatagccatgttTTTGTAAGGTTAATTGACGAAGCGTAAACGTTTGCTTATAGaataattaaatgatgtacattttatagcattgatgagcgcaaaaagagatcaaaataatataaaatgttgaggtcttaacttagtaacttgtggccacaactaaTAGCTTGTTCATACAACTTTTTAAGTTTAGGTCTCAACAtagtaagttgttccttcaacttaataacttctggccgcaagtGACTAAGTTGAGACCACAACTTGATAAGTTGTGGGATCAACTTACTAAGTTTGCACCGCAACATTTCATTTTTACCGTTTTATCACCGTTAGTACCGGTACAATTGTGTGTTCGGGTTCGAGCGTCGATTTAAGCACTATCACTGTAAGCTATGGATCCTAGGATTGAgcccctgtctgagcacttgccttgttagcgactgggttcagggtttCATCCCCGTtctgagcactagcaacgtaagcgtcggatcccggtttcgagtcccgaAGCACTCGCTTCATAAGAGAGTGGACTATGGTTTTTGAACCCAGGACCCTTTTTGTAAAGTGTGATTGCTCTGACCGGGGCTCGATCCCGGCAACCATCGCTTACGAGGCGAGTGCTAGATGCCTAGTTTTCGACGGTCCCTGGGTTCGAATCACGGTATGAGCAGTAGTCTGAAAAGCTAATTGGGAGTTTTCGACGGTCCCGGGGTTCGAATCACGGTACgagcactagccctgaaagcGTTGGGTCTCTAGATCGAGTCTCGGTTTGAGGACATACCCTTTACGCGACGGCTCTACTTTCGATGTGagaatttgcaccaacagtgacaggtcccgggttcgagccccagtctgagtactagcTATGAAAGCTATGGATCAtgggttcaagcctgtgtcttagcacttgcccagtaagggaaggatcccggttgcGAACCTCAGCCTGAGCGTTTGCACCGAAAGCTacgggttcacacagggactcCAACCAAACAGCCatcgctaacataccatactaGTACTCGCCTTCTAAGTGACCGGTTGCCGAAATGAGCACTAGCTCCGTAAGCAATATTTCCTGCGTTCGAGTCCCGGAATAAGATCTAACctcgggttcgagcgccggtccAAGCACTAGCCCGGTCAGTtataaatcccgcatttttcgggTCCGGCGCTAAGACTAGGACTTGGATCAGGGTCTGTTCGCTTAAATGGTAAGTACTTAAACTGGGATTTGAGACCGGATAGCATACAGGGTGAGTGCTCAAGCAGGGCCTCCAAACCGGGATCCGTTACGTAGGGTGCGAATACTCAGACTGGGTCCAAGTGGCTTTCTGGGAAAGTCCATAGATTAGGACTAAAGCCCAAAGACCCGTTGTTAAAAAAAGGAGGTATCGGACCTGGATTCGCaaccggaatccgtcgcttaTGTTGCTAGTTTTCACACCAGGGTTCGAAACCTGAACCAAGTCGCTAACTTGGCAATTGctcagataggggctcaaatctTAAATCCTTGgcttacatggcaagtgctcagacagggctcGAACGGGGGATCCATAGCTAAATAAGGGGTATTAATTGGGATAAAACAGTAAGATGAAACGGCCGATCTTATTGATTAAACTTGAATTAGTgttagttggtcccacaagttatttagttgaggcaacaactaataagttTTGGGAACAAGCTATGAAGTTGTCGGCACAAGTTTCTAAGCTGCGGCCTCGacttaataagttgttcccacaagttatttagttgaaggaataacttaataagttaaatcAACAAATTACCAAGttttgggaacaagttatgaagttgtggccataagttactaagctgaggtctcaactgaataagttgtggggacaacgtacttagttgtttccacaagttattttaaaagttgtttccacaagatattaaccctttcagtgcggaaaccgaattttgaaggcctttgcaaacagtttggatccagatgagacgccacagaacgtggcgtctcatcaggatccaaactgtttgctattctgatagtattttttgaaaaaaatagaagaaaatgctaattttagaaattcagcagacaacattttagcagacgacaaatttcccagcatgcaaagggttaagttgaAACCACAACTTATGACGTTGTTCCATAAACTGTAttagttgttcccacaagttactaagttgaggccacactataaataaaaattgcggttgtcacctctgttccaccgtgtaaaacagaaaagCACGCCttgctttgctatatctaatggaaaacagtggaataatttattctattgaaacaaaatctattacaataagctgtccaatttgccgaaacatcaaataaatgcaagtctaatgacgaagatacattttacagcagatttattaacttaacgtcaaattaattccatacgaacatgctccatcatgagacacttttaaacatttaaaaaaataatctttatttgattttgtgcaagaaatgttttacaaaaatacgtctcctgaaaacttgtgtttttgtaggtTCGACATTTTAAATTGTGACCATCGATAACTAGAATGCTTTCTTTTTTTCGCGCACAATTAACCAGTATATGATCATGTACTATTATTTGCCAATCGTGATATATTATACACGATTATGCAGCCATAGTCAAGTGTTGCTATAACGCAAAACATAAGCCCGAACGATGACTTTTCTGGTTTTCCTCCCGTAATTGAAAGACTTAGACTTACTTCCGATGCATTTACACAAAGTTTTTATCTTTTGTCGTTCGGTCAAAATAGCATATTTACTTCCCGTTTGTATTGCTCTTTTAACATCGCAAAATGTGATACTATATTTACATCCATTAGTGGTCAAAGTCCGTTTTGAGTTTTCAAATAACACTTATTCGTAAAAATGAGATCCATGTGACAATGTCATCAACATTCTTCCTCTTATTGAACCTGGTACGGGTTTAAGGGCTTATAGTGTTATTATGGTACACGTACACGCGTCCTTGTTTggttattttgctgtttttacaTTGCTTGCTTGCTCTTACTGTTGTTTTATCCATCCTGGTCGACAGCTTACCGTTTTTAGTTCATTGGCTTTAGCTTTACCGCAAATCAGGAAGACGTCTCGTATATAGTCGGTTGCGTGTTTAGCAATGGGCAAATATGCCCGAATTTAGTGGGTTGTTGGcagacgaaaaaaaaaatcacatagaATTTTCTTATTCTAACAATTTTTCATGTAGAAAGATTTTGTCGAAAATTTTCTAATGGGAATTTTTCTAAGACCCAAttaagtgaattttttaagaccCTTTTTAGTGAAATAAAACGTTCGTagacaataacacaattttcgttcgtaaaacaattatgtttttgaaaaaaaatagataaAGTTATCAATAGGTAATATATATCGCAGTAGGTCATGAGAGTTTGCGTTGCGCAGTGGTAGTGCATCCGCTTACAAATCCTGACAACACTGGTTCAAATACCGGTTTAAGCGATCACATCTTATGACATTTGAATTAATGCTAAAATCTTTAACAATTCCTTCTAAAACGTGCATGGAAGCGAGATTTTGATTTATCTATCGTAGTTCAACTTGTTTCATACATTCcacataaattcaaataaatatgttcacaacATGTGTTTGCTATTTTTTCGCATTAGGTGTTTTTAAGTGAATTCTTGTCGTATTTGATTTTTAGATAACACACTTTtttacaatgtatttattaatggggTACGTTATTTTAGATGGTTGTAACggataaataattgtctttttCTTGCAGAGGACTGTCGAGTTTTTTCAGGGCTGTAATATCGTTAAACTTtgtgacggcaaacatttacCTTGCGATTTCGGGCTGCATAAGACAGGGTCAAATTACAGGATTTTGATATTAACTGGTAATCTgcaaattattttgcatattattttaaatcagtttaataatttgaagaaaGCTTACAAGCTTCAGAACGTGTGCTTCAAAATATAgcgtgcatgtaatattttgcgtatgTTACGATGTaggtaaatataacaataacaacagtaCAACAACAGTAACAACGAATGGTTACTTTctgcttaaatgaaaatgaagcgatcgtaacagtataatgaatagtaacaaaacaagaaaaacaataatatataacttTGACCTTAGCTTCCAAATGAAAAGGTCGTTTAGCTTCGTAAATAGTAATGATTTAAtgataatgtttattaaaacaagagcataaataaacgtttagccaatcagaaataacattaacatccgggcatttacttgctcgcaaaataccaagctcccttGATACATATTTCTGATCTTCCGATTGATTTaggatggtttgcaatatttcccaacttcttgtttcatttaagTGTACTTATTCTAAAAAACGTTTCCTTTTGAATTTttattcagtcaactgttcctttAACTTAACATTAACTTCAGAGtatgttgtttaaataaatgcTATATGTAACCAGATTATCACGTTCACCAattcagaaataaaataaaacaacatttgctACTGATcctatacaaatatttttaaacacaCATATTTACTTGCATTATGGTGGATTTGTTTGTCACACATAAGTGCCCTCTTTAATACTGGGACATGCAAATACAAATGAACCCTTAAACcgtatatttatattgaacaaaacTAAATCCACACTTGAATCAGCAAAATCGAACTTGTCCTTATATTACCTTGAActaaatgaaattattatttttaattatttgaagcAACGTACAGAATGGGAACTATTGTCAAGACTTGTTGAGTAGTTGTGGAAAGAAGTCATGTATTGTATATTCCTTTACTTAATGTTGTTTATATTGCCACCACTTCTCCAGTAGTTGTGAAACAAGAAAGCAGAAGTCATGTATTGTTCAATATTTCGTAAGCAAATATTGTTGAATAGTGCCATGTAAAAGCTATTGATGGTAAAATGTATAAGATGCGATGTAATGTGCATATATTGTTTGTAAACTCTGTACGGTGTCGAGTGGGATGCCATCCACCCACACACACATATTCACGAGGTAAATAAACTGTAAAGGAAACTGAACGGAAAAAGTACGTCGAAAGACCCTTTTCATAAGTTGTAtgcaattttaacaataatatttcGTGCCATATTGTGGTTATTTTCAACAGAGAACAATAGACGTTCCTCGCAATTAATAAGCTTTTCGGATCAgtattgtttaataatttgatttttcaaactattttgaTCCCGCAGACAAATTAAAACGAAATGGTTTCCCTGGTtaactttttattattaattacccAGTATTCGTATATAACTAAATCtatattttactttaagaaaacaagaaaacaacAATTAATATTTGTATGGTTACCAAGAGTACATTTCTATGGCCATGATAGTTTTCTTTAATCTAAGTATGACACTTCAATACACATTTTAGATGTACACTATATACATAATAAAATCATTCAAACAAGCAACGTCACGTTACAAACGCTTTTGTTCAATATCAGTGGAGGTTAGATAGCaatatttgcataataaatacaaaaaaaatagatttttgatgaaaatcacacattttaacccatttatgcctagcgtctagaaaaaaggcctggcaaacagcgtagacccagatgagacgccgcatgatgcggcgttttatcagggtctgcgctgtttgcttaaagcgggtatatacgatcttgtcaaatatttagtaataaatataaaatgtgtaaaaaacttattatacatatatttcaatataaactaaaataaaagttaagaagaacatgtgtcgaaaaatgctaaataagccagatatttaattctgaaatcgaaaaaggctgtacagccgaattcgccagcatatatatcatgcatgtacgatgtgaatctaaatttagtttaacggttcatttgaaatttctgcagcgatatcgattcatacgacacatgaacacttacaaaaatgacgaatgcgtcggttattgtaggaaaataattacgaattatcttcgtcacaatcggctcggggcgctaatttgtatttgctgtattttatgaaattcgtcttaaatgtatcatttttcttgcatagtgtgtgttattataacatatttgtatcaatattttacaattcagcacatataaaaatcgtatatacccgctttaaggaatttctgtaagaaatattctaaatatagaaataaatgtactagacattcctaattttggaaataaatggatccaatttagaaggaagggagagtccactaggcttaaatgggttaaactagaAAAGGACACGATCTGTTTGCAGGGAATAAGAAAATCTTTTACTTTGGACACACTTTTAGTGTTGTTAAAGTAACAGTAAGATACAAATTCGATTCATTTTATCATCGTCATAAATGagccaattgattttaaaatgtgaaCATGTAAGCTTCGTAAATCAAATGTACGTCACAGCAAAAAAATGCCTAATGTTCTTCAAATGTctcaaagacattttttttttcctttagtGTATTAAAACAGTAAAGTAATACATGGTCGAACAAGTACTATCAATAAATCGTCATAGCATCCACTCACGAATTCTTGTATATAAAGTGTTAAACTTCACGTAGAGCAACTTAAGTCAACATCACAAAATAGTGCAACCATTTCTTCTCTGTTTCCGCTTAGTTGGGTTTATAGCAGCCATAATTGCACTTTCAAAAACGTCTCTGGTTGACGTCTGCGTTTTGGCGGAACATTCAACGTAAAACCGGGCACCTACTTCTTTTTTAAGCCAATGACCTTGTTCTTGACTGATCGTATTAAATGCTATCGTCGATTCGCGGTCACCGTTCATAATGGCGAAGTCTTTCTTGCTGTTTCCACTGCGCATATCTAGTTTTGTGCCGACCAAGACGATAGGAATGTCCCGGCAATACTGTTTTACTTCTGCCAACCACTGAAGAAAGCAACACATTTGTTGAaggttaatataataaaattattcatTAAGCTGATTGTATACATAGTAACAAACATTTCCTAAACACACCTATTCAAAGAGTGGACTTGTCCCGTCATGTTTGTGCTATAATTTGTTTATAGTCAACATGGATTTATATGGGATACACATGCTTTACATTCGTATTTGCGTGCTAAGAGAATCACAGAATTGGAATGTCGCAATTAATACTGAAAAACAAATgcttcaatttttaaataaatgtgttatttgatttttttaataattaatgtgtGTTGTCAACGACGT carries:
- the LOC127867449 gene encoding ras-related C3 botulinum toxin substrate 2-like, with amino-acid sequence MKPLKCVLVGDGNVGKTSLMKTYKDKCFPGAYLATMSDSINVTMQVDEKNYDLTVYDTAGQEAYDRLRPLTYPDTDVIVMCFSLVSKDSYDSIRDKWLAEVKQYCRDIPIVLVGTKLDMRSGNSKKDFAIMNGDRESTIAFNTISQEQGHWLKKEVGARFYVECSAKTQTSTRDVFESAIMAAINPTKRKQRRNGCTIL